GCCGCCGCACGAGGTGTGCGCGCGCGGCCTCTCGCGCACGTTCCAGATCACCGCGCTCTTCTCGCGACTGTCCTCGCTGGAGAACGTGCGCCTCGCCGCGCAGGCGCGCAGTGCGCGGCGCTGGCGCATCCTTCCCGGCGGACCGGCGAGCGACCAGACCGTGCGCGAGGCGAGGCAGTGGCTGGAGCGACTCGGGCTCACTGCGCTCGCCGACACACCGGCGGGGTTGCTCTCGCACGGCGACCAGCGCCTGCTCGAAGTCGCGATGGCGCTCGCGCAACGTCCGGAGGTGTTGCTGCTCGACGAGCCGACGCAGGGGCTTTCGGTGGAGGAGACGGCGCGCACCGTCGACATCCTGCGTGCGCTGCTGTCCGGCGGCGGCCTCACCGTGCTCCTCGTGGAGCACGACATGGAAGTCGTGTTCTCGCTCGCCCAGCGCATCACCGTGCTGCATCAGGGGCGCGTGATCGCCGACGGCCCGGCGGAGGCGGTGAGGCAGGAGGCGCGCGTGCAGGAGGCGTACTTGGGGGGCCTCGCCTGATGGTGCGGCTCGAAGAGCTGCACACCTACTATGGCGTGAGCCACGTGCTCCACGGCGTCACGCTCGACCTCGCTGCCGGGCAGGTGGGGACGATCCTCGGCCGCAACGGCGTCGGCAAGACGACCACGCTGCGCACGATCATGGGGCTTGCGCGCGCCGGGGGCGGGCGCGTGCTGATCGGCGACCGCGACGTGACGGGTTGGGCGCCGCACAAGGTCGCGCGCGCCGGCGTGGCGTATGTGCCCGAAGGGCGCCAGATCTTCCCCGCGCTCACCGCGCTGGAGAACATCCGCGTGGCCGAGCGGCGGCCCGCCGCGCGCTGGCCGCTCGAGCGCCTCCTCGAGCTGTTTCCGCCGCTGCGCGGGCGCTTGCACCACCGGGGACGCCAGCTCTCCGGCGGCGAGCAGCAGATGCTCGCCATCGCGCGCGCGCTCGTGTCCGACCCCGCGGTGCTGCTCCTCGACGAGCCGTCACAGGGTCTGGCGCCGATGGTGGTGCGTGAGCTCGCGCGCGTGATCCGCGCGCTGCCCGCCGAAGGCGTCACCGTGCTGCTCGTCGAGCAGAACCTGAAGCTGGCCGAATTGATCGCGGATCAGGTCTTCGTCATGGTGAAGGGGCGGGTCGTCTACGCGGCGACGCCCGAGCGGCTACGCGCGGAAGAAGACGACGTGCGCCGCCGCTACCTGACTCTCTAGCAGGAGGCTCTCATGCCGACGTTCCAGACACGACTGACCCCGGCGCTGATCGAGCGCTACACGCGCTCCGGTCACTGGGGCACGGAGACGTTCTCGTTGGTCCTCGCGCGGCGGGCGGAGGGCCATCCCGACCGCGTGGCGATCGTCGACCGCGGGGAGCGCGTGAGGTACGGCGAGCTGCGCGCGCGCGTGGACCGTGTAGCGGCCGGGTTCCAGGCACTGGGGATCGGGGCGGGCGACGTCGTGACGATCCAGCTCCCGAACTGGGCGGCGTTCGCCTACGTGTTCTTCGCGTGCGAGCGGATCGGCGCGGTGGCGAACCAGATCGGCCCCGACTTCCGGAGCCGCGAAGTCGAATACATCCTGAGGTTCTCCGAGAGCCGCGCGTTCGTGTGCCCGGCCTCGTTCAAGAACTTCGACTACGTGGCGATGATTCAGGAGCTGAGGCCGCAGCTTCCGGACCTGACGTCGGTGCTCGTGCTCGGCGGCGATCGCACGGAGGGCAGCGTCGCCCTCGATCCGATCATCGACGGCACCCGCACGCTGCCGCCGCTCGTGCCGCGCACCATGAGCGCCAACGACGTCATGCGGACGGCGTTCACCTCGGGCACGACCGGCAATCCCAAGGGCGTGACGCACAGCTTCAACACCACGCTCCCCGCGTGCCGGATCCTGAACGACGCGATGGAGGTGACAGGAGACGAGGTCTTTCTCGTCTACCTGCCGCTCGGCCTCAACTGGGGCTACCTCACGCTGCTCCAGTCGATCATGGTGGGAGCGCGTGCCGTGCTGCTCGACCGCTTCAGCGGCCGCGCCGCGCTCGAGCTCATCGAGCGCGAGCGGGTGACGTTCATCCCCAGCGCGCCGGCGTCGATCATCGCGATGCTGAACGATCCCGAGCTGGACCGCTTCGACCTGCGCTCGCTGCGCGTCGTGATCACGGGCGGCGCGTCGTGTCCCGTGGAGACGATCCGCGCCTATCGCAGGCGCTTCCCCGGCCACCTCATCGAGCTCTACGGGATGCTGGAGACGGGCTTTCACACCTTCACGCGTTTCACCGACGATCCCGAAGCGGTGGCCGGCTCGATCGGGCGCGTCGCGAAAGGGATGGGGCTCCGCATCATCGACGGCGACGGGCGCGACGTGCCGACGGGCGGGGAAGGCGAGATCGCGGCCGAGGGCCCATCGGTCCACCTCGGCTATCACAAGAACCCCGCCGCAAACGCCGAGCTCTTCACCGCCGACGGCTGGTTCCGCACCGGCGACCTCGGCCGGATCGATCCCGCCGGCAACGTGCGGATCGTGGGCCGACTCAAGGAGATGATCAACCGCGGCGGCAAGAAGTTCTTCCCGCGCGAGATCGAGGAGATCCTCTACACGCATCCCAAGGTCCTGCACGCCGCGATCGTCGGCGTGCCGGACCCGCGGCTCGGCGAGCGCAACTGCCTCTGCCTGATCCCGCGCGCGGGCGCGTCGCTCTCGCTGGAAGAAGCGCTGAAATTCCTCGGCGACTCCGTGGCGACCTACAAGCTGCCCGAGGAGCTCGAGCTCTTCGAGGAGTTTCCGTTCACGGCGACGGGGAAGATCCAGCGCCACGCGCTCACGCGCCAGGTGCTCGCGCGGCGCGAGGGAGGGACGCGGTGATCTTCGACGTCCACTCCCACTGGGGCACCACGCGCGGCTATCCCTTCCAGACCCCGGAGGAGCTCGCGCAGCAGGAGAAGGTCTTCAAGTCGAAGCCGCGCTACCACACCGAGCAGGAGATGGCGGATCACTTCCGCGCGCACGAGGCGCGCGTGATCCTCGACCTCGGCGTGCGCGAGCCGGCGCCCGCTGCGGAGGTGACCGCGCTGCACGACTACGCGTTTGCGACGCAGCAGCAGCACCCCGACGCGATCTTCGGCAACTGGCTCCACGTCGATCCGCGCGCGGGGAGGGACGCGGTTGCGGAGCTGGATCGCTGCCTGCGCGTGGGCAAAGGCTTCGTCGGCCTCGGGGTGCCCGGCGCCGGCTTCAACGTCCCCGCGAACGATCCGAGTTACGCGCCGCTCTACCGGCTCTGTATCGACGCCGGCGTGCCGGCGCTGATCATGGTGGGCTACACGGGCCTCGGCGCGGGGCGGCCCGGCGGCGCCGGCGTGCGCCTCGACGCGAGCCACCCGCGCCATCTCGACGACGTGGCGGCGACCTATCCGGATCTCAAGATCGTCGCTTCGCGCCCGGCGTGGCCGTGGCAGACGGAGATGATCGCGATCCTGCTGCACAAGCCAAACGTGGTGTACGAGGTGCACGGCTGGTCGCCGCGCTACTTCACGGCCGATCTCAAGGCCGAGATCCGCGGCCGCCTCCAGGACCGCGTGATGTTCGGCGCCGACTATCCGCTGATCGGCTACGAGCGCCTCGTCAGCGACTGGCAGAAGGAAGGCTACAGCGAGGAGATCTTGCAGAAGGTGTTCTGGCGCAACGCGGAAGCGTACTTTGCCGGGATGGCGCGCTGATGGACCTGGGGCTCAAGGGTCGCGTGGCGATCGTGGGCGGCGCGAGCGCGGGCATCGGCTACGGGATCGCGGAGACGCTCGCCGCCGAGGGCGCGCGCGTGGTGATCACCGCGCGGCGTAAGCCGGCGCTCTCGCAGGCGGCGGCGCGCATCGCCGAGAAGACTGGCGCCGAGGTGCACGCGGTGCCCGCGGACGTGCGCAAGGCAGAGGACGGCGTGCGCGTGGTGGAGGAGACGGTGCGCCGCTTCGGCACCGTGCACGTGCTCGTCAACAACGACGGCGCCCCTCCGATCGGCGCGCTGTCGGACTTCGACGACGTGGCGTGGGGCAAGGCGGTGGAGCAAAATCTCATGAGCGTGGTGCGCCTGGTCCGGCTCGTCACGCCGCACATGCGCGCGGCGGGCGGCGGCAGCATCCTGAACATGACCGGCTTGTCGGTGGTCCAGCCCATGCGCGGCTTCGGCCTCTCCGTTGCCACCTGGGCCGGGTTGATCGGGTTCGCGAAGACGATGTCGCTCGAGCTGGCGCCCGACCGCATCACGATCAACACGATCTGCCCGGGCTTCATCGACACCACCCGGCTCGACAAGGTGTTCCGCCAGCAGGCGGAAGCGGAGGGCCGGCCGTTCGACGCGTTCATCGCGGACCTCGCGCGCTCGATCCCGCTCGGGCGCCTCGGCACGCCCGACGACATCGCGGCGATGGTGGCGCTGCTCGTGTCGCCGCGCGGATCGTTCGTCACCGGCACCACCATCCAAGTGGACGGCGGGTCGCGCAGCAGCCTGCTGTAGCGGCCGGCACGAGTTTGTCGCTGCCTGCTACCATGGCCGGCATGACACCTCCTACCACTGCCGCCATCACGCCGTCGAAGCTCATGGGCGCCGAGGTCAAGCGCAAGGAAGACCCGCGCATGATCCATCGTGCTGCTGCTCCGCATGCCCGCTGGCGCTCACAGGTCGTCGGCTACGGCCGCACGGTGGCCGGAGAATCAGACGCCGGCCAAGGCGACGGCGGCCCGCGCAACGCCGGGGGCCCACGCCCCCCGCGCTCCTGGGCCTTGGCCGCGCTGGTGCACGGGGCGTTCGCGCTCGACCTGCTGGCCTGCCCGCGCTGTGGTGGTCGCCTGCGTCTGATCGCCGCCGCGCACGACCCCGGTGTCGTGGGCGCGGTCCTCGCCCACCTTGGGCTGGCGCCGGCCTCAGACCCCCCCGGACCGGCCGCGCCCCAGCCCGAACACCCCCGCCGCGGCCCCCGGGTAACCACCGCCCGGGGGCCAGGCGGGCCTCTCACGGTCCGCTCAGAGTCCTCCTCGATCGACGGCGACTGCGCCAGGGCAGCCGTCTGCGCCGCTCACGCGGCCCCGCGTGGGTCCCGACGGGCGCATCTTCGACGACGGCAGCGAGATCCTGAACTCGGCGGCGCTGCGTTCTACCTGCTGGCGCCCCAGCGGACACCGACCGGCCGCTGGCTCACCCAAGCATCGCCCGGTACTCCGCCAGGCTCCGCAACCGAGTGCCATTCTCGTACTGGGGAGATGCACCTGTCTTTGGATGGTCCTCGAAGCGCCCAGTGGCTGCATTCCTGTATTCACTCGCGCCGACGCCTCGCCTTCTTCTCGCGGTAGAGAGCCTTCAGAGCTGGGGGAGCCGCGAACGTCGTGAGAATCACCACGACAACGAGTGCCGAGTACAGGTCCTGAGCGATCACTCCCGCCGACAGACCGGCCCCGGCGAAAATCAGACCGACTTCGCCGCGGGGCACCATGCCCACCCCAACCACCCATCGACGCACGGCTTTCTGGTAGACCGCAAGGCCGGCTGCCAGTTTCGAGGCGACTGCGACGGCGGTCAGGAGCATCGCGATACCGAACTGCGCGTGCTCCGCGAACGGGTTCAGCATCCCGGGCTGGACCTTCATCCCCACGCTGACGAAGAAGATCGGGACGAAAAGGTCAGCGACCGGCTTGATGCGATCCTCGATGTGTTCGCGCCGCTCAGTCGTCGCCAAGACCAGCCCGGCGGCGAACGCCCCAATGATCGTCGCCAGACCGACCAGGTCCGCGAGCGCGGCAAGCGCCACCGCGAAGACGACCGAGTAGACGATCAGGGTGCCCCGCGCCTTCATCCGTCCTATCCAACCGATGATGATCGGGGCCAGGCGAATCCCAACCAGGATCGCGACCACCAGGAAGACGACAGCCTTCCCGGTGAGCAGGCCGACGGCGGCAAAGGACACCCCTCCGGTCTGCGCGATCCCGGTGACGACGGCCAGGATGATCAAGCCCAGGATGTCATCCACGACCGCCGCCCCGAGCACCACCCTGGCGGCGGCGTCCTGCAGACACCCGAGATCAGCGAACACACGAGCCGTGATACCCACGCTGGTGGCGGTGAGCGTCGCGCCGACGAAGACGGCCAGGAGCGCCGAGTGGCCGAACCAGCGCATGACGCCGAAGCCGAGGGCCAACGGCAGTGCCACTCCGACCACTGCAACAAGCGTCGCTTGGGCGCCAGCCCGCAGCAACTGGTTGAGGTCCGATTCCAACCCAACCTCGAACAGGAGGATGAGGACGCCGAGTTCGGCCAGCGCGTGCAGAGCGTCCGACTCGTGCACGAGTCCGAGGCCCCCAGGCCCGATGAGCACCCCGGCAAGCAGTTCGCCAAGGACGGCTGTCTGGCCGATGCGCTCCATCCCCTCGCCGGCCACCTTGGCCGCAACCCACACGAGGACGAGGCCCACCAACAGCTCGCGGAACTCCATCGCTGGGCTCCTCTTGCCGCTGCCCTATCGGATCGACATCAGCGCGGCACAGGTGGCCTTCACTTCAGCGACCGACGTGCAGCTCCTGACGTGCGCCACGAAAGCCCCCAGGGCCGTCGCCTCGGCGCTTCCCGGCCGGGCATCGCGGGTCAGGTGACTGAGCGCGGCCCTGCCCTCGGGGCCGTCCAGGTCACAGGTAAAGATGCGGTCGGAACTAAAGCCCAGGAACTTCAAGGCATCTATCGTGACCCTACCGTCTTTGAAGCCACTCCCCTCGTGATTCACCAGGATCTTCTCCCCGCTGTCGAGAGTGATCTGGCAGTACGCGCCAGCCTTGGGATCGGTGACGAACCGTCCGACTTTGGCCAT
This genomic window from Candidatus Rokuibacteriota bacterium contains:
- a CDS encoding ABC transporter ATP-binding protein, giving the protein MAAPYLECEGLSRHFGALAALDGVTMRVEPGEIRAVIGPNGAGKSTLFNVITGVLAPTAGAVRFKGEPLTGLPPHEVCARGLSRTFQITALFSRLSSLENVRLAAQARSARRWRILPGGPASDQTVREARQWLERLGLTALADTPAGLLSHGDQRLLEVAMALAQRPEVLLLDEPTQGLSVEETARTVDILRALLSGGGLTVLLVEHDMEVVFSLAQRITVLHQGRVIADGPAEAVRQEARVQEAYLGGLA
- a CDS encoding ABC transporter ATP-binding protein, translated to MVRLEELHTYYGVSHVLHGVTLDLAAGQVGTILGRNGVGKTTTLRTIMGLARAGGGRVLIGDRDVTGWAPHKVARAGVAYVPEGRQIFPALTALENIRVAERRPAARWPLERLLELFPPLRGRLHHRGRQLSGGEQQMLAIARALVSDPAVLLLDEPSQGLAPMVVRELARVIRALPAEGVTVLLVEQNLKLAELIADQVFVMVKGRVVYAATPERLRAEEDDVRRRYLTL
- a CDS encoding AMP-binding protein, producing MPTFQTRLTPALIERYTRSGHWGTETFSLVLARRAEGHPDRVAIVDRGERVRYGELRARVDRVAAGFQALGIGAGDVVTIQLPNWAAFAYVFFACERIGAVANQIGPDFRSREVEYILRFSESRAFVCPASFKNFDYVAMIQELRPQLPDLTSVLVLGGDRTEGSVALDPIIDGTRTLPPLVPRTMSANDVMRTAFTSGTTGNPKGVTHSFNTTLPACRILNDAMEVTGDEVFLVYLPLGLNWGYLTLLQSIMVGARAVLLDRFSGRAALELIERERVTFIPSAPASIIAMLNDPELDRFDLRSLRVVITGGASCPVETIRAYRRRFPGHLIELYGMLETGFHTFTRFTDDPEAVAGSIGRVAKGMGLRIIDGDGRDVPTGGEGEIAAEGPSVHLGYHKNPAANAELFTADGWFRTGDLGRIDPAGNVRIVGRLKEMINRGGKKFFPREIEEILYTHPKVLHAAIVGVPDPRLGERNCLCLIPRAGASLSLEEALKFLGDSVATYKLPEELELFEEFPFTATGKIQRHALTRQVLARREGGTR
- a CDS encoding amidohydrolase family protein, with protein sequence MIFDVHSHWGTTRGYPFQTPEELAQQEKVFKSKPRYHTEQEMADHFRAHEARVILDLGVREPAPAAEVTALHDYAFATQQQHPDAIFGNWLHVDPRAGRDAVAELDRCLRVGKGFVGLGVPGAGFNVPANDPSYAPLYRLCIDAGVPALIMVGYTGLGAGRPGGAGVRLDASHPRHLDDVAATYPDLKIVASRPAWPWQTEMIAILLHKPNVVYEVHGWSPRYFTADLKAEIRGRLQDRVMFGADYPLIGYERLVSDWQKEGYSEEILQKVFWRNAEAYFAGMAR
- a CDS encoding SDR family oxidoreductase; translated protein: MDLGLKGRVAIVGGASAGIGYGIAETLAAEGARVVITARRKPALSQAAARIAEKTGAEVHAVPADVRKAEDGVRVVEETVRRFGTVHVLVNNDGAPPIGALSDFDDVAWGKAVEQNLMSVVRLVRLVTPHMRAAGGGSILNMTGLSVVQPMRGFGLSVATWAGLIGFAKTMSLELAPDRITINTICPGFIDTTRLDKVFRQQAEAEGRPFDAFIADLARSIPLGRLGTPDDIAAMVALLVSPRGSFVTGTTIQVDGGSRSSLL
- a CDS encoding cation:proton antiporter — translated: MEFRELLVGLVLVWVAAKVAGEGMERIGQTAVLGELLAGVLIGPGGLGLVHESDALHALAELGVLILLFEVGLESDLNQLLRAGAQATLVAVVGVALPLALGFGVMRWFGHSALLAVFVGATLTATSVGITARVFADLGCLQDAAARVVLGAAVVDDILGLIILAVVTGIAQTGGVSFAAVGLLTGKAVVFLVVAILVGIRLAPIIIGWIGRMKARGTLIVYSVVFAVALAALADLVGLATIIGAFAAGLVLATTERREHIEDRIKPVADLFVPIFFVSVGMKVQPGMLNPFAEHAQFGIAMLLTAVAVASKLAAGLAVYQKAVRRWVVGVGMVPRGEVGLIFAGAGLSAGVIAQDLYSALVVVVILTTFAAPPALKALYREKKARRRRE